One window of the Azospirillum sp. TSH100 genome contains the following:
- a CDS encoding glycosyltransferase family 4 protein, which produces MRTQSLRIAVVTQKIVRHDGQGRVNAVVVDELLRRGHEVVAIAAELADELARHPRLRWVRIDGGGVPIQLAKDQLFAWRASRTLEQEKRAGIDRVLVNGFVSWARSDVNAVHFVHSAWMRSPTHPIRKGISPLSLYRALYTLLNVGFERWSFRRAGRLVAVSRTVADELSRDGIKPARLSVIDNGVDVGEFRPGAPDPLLFGLSPGRPVALFVGDARSDRKNLDGVLRALSDVPDLVLAVVGDERGGPFPAMAQALGVEERVRFLGHRRDVAALMRAADLFVFPTRYEPFGLVLLEAAASGLPVITTRLAGAGRLLEEGAAILLDHPDAHADLVRAMRSLAADPALRRRMGDAGRRIAEGQDWSVTAGRYADLLEELGPSGHVVEERRQLVGSFP; this is translated from the coding sequence ATGCGCACCCAATCCCTGCGCATCGCCGTCGTCACGCAGAAGATCGTCCGCCATGACGGGCAGGGGCGTGTGAACGCGGTCGTGGTCGACGAACTGTTGCGCCGCGGGCATGAGGTCGTCGCCATTGCCGCCGAACTGGCGGACGAACTGGCGCGCCATCCGCGGCTGCGCTGGGTTCGGATCGACGGGGGAGGTGTACCGATACAACTGGCGAAGGACCAGTTGTTCGCATGGCGGGCCAGCCGGACTCTGGAGCAGGAAAAACGGGCGGGGATCGACCGCGTGCTGGTGAACGGCTTTGTCAGCTGGGCGCGGTCGGACGTGAATGCAGTGCATTTCGTCCATTCCGCCTGGATGCGGTCTCCCACCCACCCGATCCGCAAGGGCATCTCGCCGCTGTCGCTCTACAGGGCGCTCTACACGCTGCTGAATGTCGGGTTCGAGCGCTGGAGCTTTCGCCGCGCCGGCCGGCTGGTGGCGGTGTCGCGCACCGTTGCCGACGAGCTTTCCCGGGATGGCATCAAACCGGCGCGGCTGAGCGTGATCGACAATGGCGTTGATGTCGGGGAGTTCCGTCCCGGCGCCCCGGACCCGTTGCTGTTCGGCCTGTCACCCGGCCGGCCGGTGGCGCTGTTCGTCGGCGATGCCCGCAGCGACCGTAAGAATCTCGATGGGGTGTTGCGCGCCCTGTCTGACGTTCCCGATCTCGTGCTGGCGGTGGTAGGCGACGAGCGCGGCGGACCATTTCCGGCGATGGCGCAGGCGCTGGGGGTGGAGGAGCGGGTCCGCTTCCTCGGCCACCGGCGCGACGTGGCCGCGTTGATGCGGGCGGCCGACCTGTTCGTCTTCCCGACCCGCTACGAGCCTTTCGGCCTCGTCCTGCTGGAAGCGGCGGCGAGCGGCCTGCCGGTCATCACCACGCGGCTGGCGGGTGCCGGCCGGCTGCTGGAGGAGGGGGCGGCCATTCTGCTGGACCACCCGGACGCCCATGCCGACCTGGTGCGCGCCATGCGCAGCCTTGCCGCCGACCCGGCCCTTCGCCGGCGCATGGGCGACGCCGGCCGCCGCATTGCCGAAGGCCAGGATTGGTCGGTGACAGCTGGGCGCTATGCCGACTTACTGGAGGAGCTGGGGCCTTCGGGACATGTGGTCGAGGAGCGGCGGCAGTTGGTCGGATCGTTTCCCTGA